In a single window of the Hydrogenispora ethanolica genome:
- a CDS encoding pentapeptide repeat-containing protein, whose amino-acid sequence MAEPILLELVRQGAAAWNQWRKTQTSDTIFDLREADLSRLDLSSADLSKANLFRANLCGAILQETNLTGANLAEANLEKACLPEANLQEADLSSARLYGSCLHKAVLSRAILRQTDLSEAALQEAQFQGAHLEKSRLVKANLAGAILDAACLQESDLSEAFLRDSQLPQAHLEKANLSRADLVGANLEHAYLQGAVLNHSDLRNATFSYARLNNADLRNANLRNARLSHAVLEGADLSHALLNGADLDDASLQKAILRGADLQAATLIRAHLNDTDFTDANVGGAKMQGAKIVNCRFTGVNLSAAIFGNLESAGPPLHQNPAFIELRLKITFYSPACFASGYRSKIKVFLVPEPINQVGCNPVALRTALAKLLKEPKQIGLRLSNSALGVSVLREFPLRQRGYRKVLSLKPALACPPGSYDLSLAIIDLQQCLPLENKVISVKVKGSLAGRLSRPHFLQWLGLLCSAGMLLAGRFLAVSGFSRSVYGYSIILALGTAFLLCCRRFFRLYRKRSGPILFKCTVKYPNIG is encoded by the coding sequence ATGGCAGAACCAATCCTGCTGGAGTTAGTCAGACAAGGAGCCGCGGCTTGGAATCAATGGCGGAAGACCCAAACCAGCGACACCATCTTCGATCTGCGCGAAGCCGATCTCAGCCGGCTCGATCTCAGTTCCGCCGATTTGAGCAAAGCCAACCTGTTCCGGGCCAACTTATGCGGAGCCATTCTGCAAGAGACCAATCTGACCGGCGCCAACCTCGCCGAAGCCAATCTGGAGAAAGCTTGTCTCCCCGAAGCCAATCTGCAAGAAGCGGACCTGAGCTCTGCCCGGCTCTATGGGTCCTGCCTGCATAAAGCCGTTCTTTCCCGGGCCATCCTGCGCCAGACCGATCTGAGCGAAGCAGCGCTGCAGGAGGCCCAATTTCAAGGTGCGCACCTGGAAAAGTCGCGACTCGTCAAGGCCAACCTGGCCGGAGCGATTCTCGATGCCGCTTGTCTGCAAGAGTCGGACCTGAGCGAGGCTTTCCTGCGGGATAGCCAGTTACCCCAGGCGCATCTGGAAAAAGCCAACCTGAGCCGGGCGGATCTAGTCGGCGCCAATCTGGAGCACGCCTATCTGCAAGGAGCGGTTCTGAACCACAGTGATCTGCGTAACGCCACGTTTTCCTATGCCCGGTTGAATAATGCCGACCTCCGCAACGCCAACCTGCGCAATGCGCGACTGTCCCACGCCGTTCTGGAAGGAGCGGATCTGAGCCACGCTCTGCTTAACGGCGCCGATCTGGATGATGCCTCCCTGCAAAAAGCGATATTACGCGGGGCCGATCTGCAAGCAGCCACCCTCATCCGGGCTCATTTGAACGATACCGATTTTACCGACGCCAATGTCGGCGGAGCGAAAATGCAAGGGGCGAAAATCGTCAATTGCCGTTTTACCGGGGTCAACTTGTCGGCCGCGATCTTTGGCAACCTGGAGTCGGCCGGTCCGCCGCTCCATCAAAACCCGGCTTTCATCGAGCTGCGCCTCAAAATTACGTTCTACTCCCCCGCTTGCTTTGCCAGCGGGTATCGCTCGAAGATCAAGGTATTCCTGGTCCCTGAGCCGATCAATCAGGTCGGCTGTAATCCCGTGGCCCTCCGGACGGCCTTGGCAAAACTCCTTAAAGAGCCAAAACAGATCGGCCTGCGTTTGAGCAATTCGGCCCTGGGAGTTTCGGTGCTGCGGGAATTCCCGCTCCGCCAGCGGGGCTACAGGAAAGTCTTGTCCCTGAAACCGGCCTTAGCCTGCCCGCCAGGCAGCTATGACCTTTCCTTAGCCATTATCGACCTTCAGCAGTGCCTTCCTTTGGAGAACAAGGTTATCTCCGTTAAAGTCAAAGGCTCACTGGCCGGCAGGCTTTCCCGCCCCCATTTTCTCCAGTGGCTTGGCCTGCTCTGCAGCGCCGGAATGCTCTTAGCAGGGCGATTCTTGGCTGTTTCAGGATTCTCCCGATCGGTGTACGGTTATTCCATCATCTTGGCGCTCGGCACCGCCTTTCTCCTTTGCTGCCGCCGTTTTTTCCGGCTCTATCGCAAGCGTAGCGGGCCAATCCTTTTTAAATGCACCGTGAAATATCCCAATATAGGATGA